The Vespa velutina chromosome 17, iVesVel2.1, whole genome shotgun sequence genome segment cgGAAGCGGCCATGTTtgtgaaggaaaaataaaaaaaaagaacaaaacaacaaataatttcaaatcatctgtacacatatattgacattatttattaaattcacgatttatttcgaatatattaagatacattttttttttttaatttgcgtacgacgatattaaaaaaaaaaaaaaaagaaaaaaaaaaaaaaaaaaaaaaaaaataagaaaaaaagaaaacgtggaATTATACTTTccttaaaagaaagaaaaaaaaaagaaagaaagaaatgaacaaataaaaagaaggggaaaaaaaaaaatagagatatcttcgaaataatttcacgAAAGAATTGAAGAAGTAATTGCGCGTTATTTAAAAGGTTCAGCTACCGCGCGTTGGTGGACGATTCAGAGGTTAGGTTGGCAAGTCGTCCACGCGCGCATTAGTTATCTCCCGCGAGATTCAAAGTCATGCAAATAGAGAAAGGGAGTCTGTGAGGCAGAGATATATGTACCAtggtctcttttctctctctctctctctctctctccctctctccctatctatctgtctttctcttacatTCGCTTACTCTCTGTTTGCGTCTCACGGAActtgaaaagaaacgaaatgaaagagCTTTTCTTCGGCTACTCTCCGAATACGTTTGACAACGGAAGACGGAAGAGAGAAGACGTGCGTCTTGCAGCTGATGGTAAGAAAGATctacgaggaagaagaaaaaaaagctgaagaagctttttccttttcttttttttttttttttttttttttttaatagaagaaGGGATAAGTCTGCCTTCGTCTTTCCTATGacgttgaaatgaaaaaaaaaactcctTCATGTATCACTACTTCTATTTGATATACCAATGAAGTGTGTCTGGGGGTTTTAAACTAAGAACGTGATCTTGTCTGAAAGATTTACCTTGAGAAgactgaaaaaaattaaatgattctctcgaattttaaaagaaacataCGTAAGGATCAACAATAGAAAACTTTTTGAATTCTacgtagataataaatatatgttcaatatttaatttatccaaAAGTTAAATCtacaaatgatattttctttttatttgaaataaatcatatcCCAATGACTTTTTAatctgataaaataatattcaaataaaatgaagagaataaaaaaacgaagatgtcaaatttcaaaaagatctatgaacattaaaaaaaaaaaaaaaaaaaaaaaaaaaaaaaataaaaaacaattttgacTCTTCACAATGTCAAAAATTCTACTTAACATATCAAAatgtgattcttttttttttttctaattcaaaCAAAATCTTATCCAGAAGATTGACcctgataatatttttacaaagaaaaagaaaaaaaaaaacaaaaagaaaaaacaagagatcTCCAAGTAAGGTGTGTAAATTAACAACaccaacaataacaatatcaacaacaacaataaccataataacaaccataacaacaacaataacaacaaagaagaaagaagtatcTAAAGCGTGAGAAATATCAAGTTCCTTGAtattaaaggaagaaagaaacgttgtAATGGTTGGATGtaaattagaagaagaaaaaagagagagagagagagagagagagggagagggaaagaaaggaagaaagaaaaaaagaaaagaaaagaaaaggaaagaaaaggaaagaaaaaaaaggtatgaCCGGGCGTTATtaggtaaagaaaaattatgttaGGTGGTAGCGAGGATAATCGGTTCGTCTTGACGATGGAAGAAGGTTACGATGGTATGAAGGGTATGAAGGTAGGATGTCCGGTAATTATACAAACGAACGAGCTTACAAGAGAAGACGACGGTGACGACAAGTAAGAAGGTGCAACaaagtattttcttctctttttcttcttattctgtGAAGTTAgaggaagatgatgatgatgatgatgatgatgatgatgatgatgatgatgatgatgatgatgatgatgaagaagaagaaaaagaagaagaagaagaagagttcaaccacaaagagaaaataaactgTTGGTTCTCTCTCGCGCTAGTCGGAGCCGATATTCATCAAAGTCAGTGATTCAATTAACGGAGTTGAGGTATGATCTCCTCAGGAGGCTGGATATAACCAAGAAGAGGAATCTtggaaacgagagagagagaaagagagagagagataggggagagaaggagaaagaaagagatgaaaagatGTTAAACTACGTAGACGAAAGAAGGATGGACGATACTCTCGACGTTTCAAATTCCGGATGATGTACTTAAACTTGACGTGCGAACGAGCCCTCGTTAACATCCTTTTCATCcactatcaatatttttattcattcattcattcattcattcattcattcattcattcatttatttattgattgatttatttatttatttattgatttatttatttctcttttttttctaatctaacttcaatcattgtcattattattattagtattattattattataaattatcataatatttttaatcagaaaaaaagtaagatttttttctattcttctatGTATATCctttcaattattttgatacaattcttttaattctttttctttttttcccccctccattttataattaaatgttatgatattgttattaatcatAGTTATGTTCTATCGACTaccataatataattttttatcttctttctttctttctttcttcttcttcttcttctttttctttttttcttttctttttcatttcacttctctccctttctctttaactATTAATCAGATTTACATTTGATATATCTCTCGATTGAGGGATCAAAAATTCAACAGAAAagtttaattgattttaagaaattaattataaacttttaaagaaaattcctTCGATCTTTTCTCAAAGAATTTCCTTTTAGGAATATTTATGCTATCATAGGACGTTTGAATCATTATTCAAATCAAATtaggattaaaagaaaaaaatatttttctccttctcgatcaaaatcagaaataaattttaaattgaattatttaccttattgtttaattctttattaattgtttttttttttcttcttcttctcatattTTTAGCGGAATTGGGTGATTACGATCCAAGAAGGCATTCCTTAGGCTACGTTACAGAATTTCGATTCCTTGCAAATCAAACGGCCGAGTTGGAGAATCGAATAGTTGAACTTCACAAGACGCTCGTGTAagtttttaatcgatcattaattaattaattaattaatttatttatttattaattttttttattttctttcttcttcttttatttgttaaattttaatcaGATCCTTTCTcacacattttatttttcagagGACAATTGCCGGCAGCTGCAGAACTGAATTATCTCGATAAAGTAAAGTGGCTCGAGATGTACGGAGTTGACTTGCATCCAGTATTGGTTTGTATATTTTGCATCTCATTTCATATCTTTGTACACTCATTGGCAAAAGTTAAACAAGATTTACctataaagaatttattatccaGAAGAAAACATACAaaggtatattttattttatcttcattaagataaatcatttgtttcttttcctttttttttttttttaagaaaatatcaatgaatatctttaatttgttatatagaataagaaaatatttcaaggttCTTTTTGGAAAATCATTTACTTGTACTTTAACTCTTGTCAGTAAGTGTATACTACtaagatgagaaaaaaggaagaaggaggagggtggtggtgatgatggtggtggtggggagaaagagagagagagagaagcatgATGTTAAACTCCTGATAATACCAGTGAAAGACCATAATTTTCATCCTTTAGGGTGAGGATAGCGTTGAGTATTTTCTGGGCCTGACGCCAAGCGGTATAATACTCTTGCGCAACAAGACCAAAGTGGGCAATTACTACTGGCCCAGAATCAATAAAATCTACTACAAAGTAAGTATATcgttgtttcttattttctctttaagaTGTTATACTCTATAAGTAACATCGTTCTTGGtaagatagaggaagagaattGAAGAGGGAGGAGATTGGAGAATAAGTAGAGTAAAGTTATCATCATAAAGTGTGTTGAGAAGGAATATGAtgtttactttttgtttttcttttcttttttaatcaagtAAGGAAAATAGCACAAaactagtttctttttttctttttatatttatatatatatatgtatgtatgtatgtatgtatatatatatatatgtatgtgagtgtgtgtatatatatttcagggTAGATATTTTATGTTGAGGGTCAGCGAAAAGAATTCCGAAGAGAGGACCCATGGTTTTAAGACACCATCTAAAGGAGCTTGTCGACATCTATGGAAATGTTGTTTAGAACATCAAGCATTCTTTCGACTAATGGCAACTGGTCCACCACCACTTAGTCCATATTCACGTTTTCGTTCGTACAGTCCACCAAGTGGTACTGAAAAACATGCTACTTCGATAAGAAGAAATCCACCACCTGCCTTTCAAAGGACACCTAGTCGAAGAGCACAAAGACGAGTAGTTGAGGGACAAGAAATGGTTGGTCCATTTGTCGAAGGCCCAACGACAATTGGTTCTAATCCATGTAACAATCAAGTTAATGCTAACGTACTGTGCAATGCTCAAAATACAAGACAAGTTAGTAGTAGCTCAAGTCCAAGGAGTATTAGAAGTGCTCCTTGGACTCAGAGTCAACCTCGTGGGCTTTACACGTCGTCTAGTCCTCGGTCGGTTCGTTCAGCAGGAACTGCACCGGCGGTAagttaaggaaaaagaaaagaaaaaaaaaagaaaaaaaaaaataataataaagaaaaatagaaaataaaccaATCGTCATCCAATTGTCCATAATCAATCGATGATTTAAATATGCTTAACAGAATTaattgacattattattattattattatttttttttttttttttttttttttttttttttttcctttttctttgtagCTCTTGAGCAGACTCCAACGTAGGAGCAGCTCCGTTGAGAGCCAAAGTTCTGGGGACAGTCATAGTCGTGGTGGTCATCGTAGAAGAAGTCATAGTCATAGCCATCGGAGACATAGTAGACATTCCGATTGCGAATCAGAACTTTCCAGAGGATCGGATACGCGATCAGGACATCGAAAACATCGTAGAAAGCATAGAAGTTCACGTTCTTCTAggtatttattaatgttcCTTCGaatcatattttcataatatatacatataatcgacaagattgaaattataatatgttaaaagaattttctttgt includes the following:
- the LOC124955146 gene encoding band 4.1-like protein 4 isoform X5 is translated as MLLIHANSSKRLQAELGDYDPRRHSLGYVTEFRFLANQTAELENRIVELHKTLVGQLPAAAELNYLDKVKWLEMYGVDLHPVLGEDSVEYFLGLTPSGIILLRNKTKVGNYYWPRINKIYYKGRYFMLRVSEKNSEERTHGFKTPSKGACRHLWKCCLEHQAFFRLMATGPPPLSPYSRFRSYSPPSGTEKHATSIRRNPPPAFQRTPSRRAQRRVVEGQEMVGPFVEGPTTIGSNPCNNQVNANVLCNAQNTRQVSSSSSPRSIRSAPWTQSQPRGLYTSSSPRSVRSAGTAPALLSRLQRRSSSVESQSSGDSHSRGGHRRRSHSHSHRRHSRHSDCESELSRGSDTRSGHRKHRRKHRSSRSSRHELVDSEPQWREAQRRKGEGVQRAIVSHTEPRRRHRSRHRSPSQKQPLPDELRKCTFSRHLEFGLVDTTGMSEQQRREIPYTVVQSQSVQQCPLQSSNSRLDDAETSSLPRTIGSLGKRDRRVIQHIRDGSYNFPTTRSSQIETKYPDAIRNDYNTRRDFYYTRNNRILIGSNVDSGLGESTPQEFSSCCSSSADSTKPTRVTQLQLGGEVHYELSSNQDIYPPVDTTLDAVLQPIISTLTRRQRSHQK